A single region of the Triticum dicoccoides isolate Atlit2015 ecotype Zavitan chromosome 2B, WEW_v2.0, whole genome shotgun sequence genome encodes:
- the LOC119365979 gene encoding probable protein phosphatase 2C 45: protein MGYLSTVIGHPTDGSPVSGGGLSQNGKFSYGYASSLGKRASMEDFYETRIESVDGQLIGLFGVFDGHGGAKVAEYVKHNLFSHLLRHPKFMSDTKVAIDDSYKSTDSEFLESDSTQNQCGSTASTAVLVGDRLFVANVGDSRAIICRAGNAVPVSKDHKPDQTDERQRIEEAGGFVMWAGTWRVGGVLAVSRAFGDKLLKQYVVVDPEIREEIVDESLEFLILASDGLWDVVSNEEAVDMTRSIQDPEEAAKRLLQEAYKRESSDNITCVVVRFFHGQGSSGPA from the exons ATGGGGTACCTGAGCACCGTCATCGGCCACCCCACCGACGGATCGCCGGTCAGCGGCGGCGGCCTCAG CCAGAATGGTAAGTTTAGCTATGGTTATGCGAGCTCCCTGGGTAAAAGGGCTTCCATggaagacttctatgagacaagaATTGAAAGTGTCGATGGGCAGCTTATTGGTTTATTCGGAGTTTTTGATG GTCATGGTGGTGCTAAAGTAGCTGAGTATGTCAAACACAACCTCTTCAGCCATCTTCTTAGGCATCCAAAATTCATGAGCGACACAAAAGTGGCTATAG ATGATTCTTATAAAAGTACCGACAGTGAGTTCTTGGAATCTGACAGTACTCAAAACCAGTGTGGGTCAACAGCATCAACTGCTGTACTTGTTGGTGATCGTCTCTTTGTCGCAAATGTTGGAGACTCCAGGGCTATCATATGCAGGGCAGGAAATG CTGTACCTGTTTCGAAAGATCACAAGCCTGATCAGACAGATGAGCGGCAACGTATTGAAGAAGCTGGAGGTTTTGTTATGTGGGCAG GAACATGGCGCGTTGGTGGTGTACTTGCTGTTTCTCGCGCTTTTGGTGACAAGCTCTTAAAGCAGTATGTAGTTGTGGATCCAGAGATCCGG GAGGAAATCGTTGACGAGTCCCTGGAGTTTCTCATCCTTGCAAGCGATGGGCTATGGGATGTGGTCTCTAACGAG GAGGCTGTCGACATGACCCGGTCCATACAAGACCCAGAGGAAGCTGCAAAGAGGCTCCTGCAGGAGGCATACAAGCGGGAGAGCAGCGACAACATAACCTGCGTCGTTGTGCGCTTCTTTCATGGTCAAGGGAGCAGCGGGCCTGCTTAA